CACGGGCACGAGGCCGCCGCCCTTCGCGAAGTCCGGGACCGCCGTCATCGACGGGAGAGGGCGCGCTCCGCCCTATGGGGTTTTCGGGGTCGGCCGCGGGGCGGGGGTCGCCATGAACCTCTTATAGCGGCAAGCCGTCGCGTCATCGAGGCGACCCCGTCATGCAGACCAAGCCCGCCCTCCTCGCGCTCGTCCTTCTCGCCGCCGGCGCCCTCGCCGGATGCATCCAGGCCGGAAACGGTCCCCTGGACGCGGCTTCGAACGCCCCCGCCTTCGACCCCGCGACCGCGCCGCGCCTCCTCGCGCACGAGGGCGTGAACCGCACGATCGACCCGGCCGTTCTGTTCGACCCGCTCCTTGCGCCGGGAGCGAACGGGAGCGCGCTCTTCGACGTCGCCCCGAGCCTCCTCCACGTGAGCGTCGGCGTGCCCGGCGCGGAGCCTTCGATCGGCGTCACGTCGAACGGCATGATCTTCTTCCAGGGGATCGGCGGCGAGGGCCCGACCGGCATGCAGCCCGCGACGATGCGGAGCGTCGACGGCGGACGAACGTGGAAGAACGTGATCCAGCTTCCCGCCACGATGCCGATCTCGCTCGACCCGCTCCTGTGGGTCGACCCCGACACGGACCGCGTGTTCGTGAACCATCTCTACGTCGGCTGCTCGTGGCTGAGCTGGAGCGACGACTTCGGAGGCTCCTGGACGACGAACCCCCTCGCGTGCGGCAACACGCTGAACGACCACCAGAAGATCGCGACGGGGAAGTTCAAGACCCTCCCGAACCCGGGCGTGTACAAGAACGTCGTTTACTACGGCTACAACCAGATCGGCGGCAACCCCGCGACCGGCGCGAGCCGCGTCTCGGCGAGCCTCGACGGCGGCCTCACGTGGCCGATCAACAGCAAGGCCGTCGAGCACGGCACCTGCTCCGGCGGCCTCCACGGACGCCTCCGCACCGACTCCGAAGGCAACGTGTACCTGCCGAAGCGCGACTGCGGCGGCGTCGTCCTCGCCGTGAGCAAGGACAATGCGCTCACGTGGACGCAGACCAAGCTCGGCGAGGACGTCGGGAGCGCCCGGTTCCGCAAGAACCCGGACCTCGCGATCGACCGCGAGAACAACCTCTACATGGTCTGGCCCGGCGACGACAACCGCCTCTACCTGAGCGTCAGCCGCGACCGCGGCGCGACGTGGAGCAACGAGTCGCTCCTCGCCTCCCCGCCCTCGGTCACGACCACGACGATGCCCGCCATCGTCGCGGGCGACGCGGGCCGCATCGCCTTCGCGTACTACGGCGTCGAGAACGGGAACGGCAAGTCGCCCGAATGCGTAGGCGACGAGACGACCTGGAACGTGTACGTCTCGTGGAGCCTCGACGCGCTTTCGGAGAACCCGCGGTTCGTCACGACCACCGCGAACGATCCCGCGGACCCCGTCCAGGTGGGCGGGATCAGCACGAACTCGGGCACGCCCGAGGGCGGCTGCAAGTACCGCCGCAACCTCCTCGACTTCATCGACATGACGATGGACAAGGAGGGCCGCGTGTACGTCGCGACCGCGGACGGCTGCGTGAACTGCACCGGCCAATCCGACAGCAACAACCGGCTCGGCATGGCCTCGACGCAGCTCACGGGCCCGAGCCTTCTTTTCGGGACGCCCGCGTTCCGCGAAGGGCCGACCGGGAAGGCCGCAGCCGCGCCCGCGCGCCCCGGCGCGGGCCCGCTCGGGCTCCTCGGCTAGAGGCGCACCGGGACGCCGCGCGCGTGGATCGCGCGCTTCGTCTCCGCGACCGAGACCTCGCGGTCGTGGAAGATGCTCGCGGCGAGCGCCGCGTCCGCGCCGGAGGCGAGCGCCTCCGCGAGATGCTCCGCGCGGCCGGCCCCGCCGGACGCGATGACCGGGATGCGGACGGCTTCCGCGACCCCGCGCACGAGGTCGATGTCGTACCCGTCGCGCGTCCCGTCGCGGTCCATGCTCGTGAGGAGGATCTCGCCCGCGCCGAGCTTCGCGCCGCGAGAGGCCCACTCGATGACGTCGACGTCCGTCGCGCGCGTGCCGCCGTGCGTGTGCACGAGCCAGCGCTCTCCCACGCGCTTCGCGTCGATCGCAAGGACGATGCACTGCGCGCCGAAGCGCTCGCTTGCCGTCGAAAGGAGGGACGGATCCGCGATCGCCGCGGAGTTGATGCTCACCTTGTCGGCGCCGGCATTGAGCGCGTCCTGCACGTCGTCGGCCGTGCGGATGCCGCCGCCGACCGTGAGGGGAATGAAGAGGTTCTCCGCCGTGCGGCGGACGGCGTCGAGCGTCGTCGCCCGCGCCTCGCGCGTCGCCGCGATGTCCAGGAAGACGATCTCGTCGGCGCCCTCCGCTTCGTAGCGCTCCGCGAGCGCGGCGGGGTCGCCCGCGTCGCGGAGGTTCTCGAACTTGACGCCTTTCACGACGCGCCCGCCCTTGACGTCGAGGCAGGGGACGACGCGCTTCTTGAGCATCAGGCGCCCTCCCGCCGGAGGGCGACCGCGCCCTTCGTCGAGAGCCGCTCCGCGCGCGGCTTGGTCGCCTCGCGGATCGCGACCGCGGTCGCCTTCACGGCGGCCTCGACGACGTGGTGCGGGTTGCGGCCGCGCACGACGACGAGGTGGAGCGTCATGCCGCCCTCGGTCGCGAAGGAGCGCATGAAGTGGTCCATCATCGGGTCCGGCAGGTCCCCTTCGTAGAACGGCCGCTCCACAAGGTCGACGGCGGCGAGGACGAGCGCCTCGTCCATCGGGACGTAGGCGTGGCCCACCCGGGCGATCGCGCCGGGATCGATCGCCGCCCGGAAGGCGCGGCCGAGCGTGATCGCGACGTCCTCGACAAGGTGGTGCTCGAGCCCGTCCTTCGAGCGGGCGTGGACCTTGACGTCGTAGCCGCTCCACTTGGCGAGCGTCTCAACCATATGGCGCGCGAACGCCGCGGAGGCGCCCGCGGCGCGGCCCGGCTCGCTGCCCGCGAGGGCGCCCTCGAGCTTCACGTCCGCGACGCCCGCGCCGAAAGCGACGGTGACGACGATCGAGGTCTCCTTCGTCTCGCGCTCGAGCGTCGCCATCAGCGTTTTCCTCCCTCGCCCGCGAGCGCCGCGCGCATGTCGACGGCGCCCGTGTACGCGGCCATGCCGACGACCGCGCCCCAGGCGCCCGTCCCGCGGAGCGCGTCGAGGTCGGCGCGGTCGCGGACGCCGCCCGAGGCGACGACGGGCGTCGAGACCGCGGCCGCGAGGCGCCGCACGCCCTCGACGTTCGCGCCGCTCATGCGGCCCTCGCGGTCCACGTCCGTGTAGAGGATGCCGCCGACGCCGAGCCCGTCGACCTCGCGCGCGAACTCGAGGACGTCGCGGCCGGTCGATTCGGTCCAGCCCTTCGCGACGACGTGACCGCCCTTCGCGTCGAGTGCGATCACGACGCGGCGCCCGTACCGCTTCGCGATCTCGTGAAGGAAGACGGGGTCGGTGACGGCCCGCGTGCCGATGACGACGCGCGCGGCGCCCGCGTTGAGGAGCGTGTCGATGTCCTCGACGAAACGGACGCCGCCGCCCACCTGGACCATCATGCCCGGGAGCGCTTCGAGGATGCGCGTGACGACGCGGAGGTTCGATCCCGTGCCGAACGCGCGGTCGAGGTCGACGACGTGGAGCCACGCGGCCCCCATGTCGCGGAAGGCCTGCGCCTGCGCGACGGGGTCCGGGACATTCACGCGTTCCTCGCGCGGGTCGCCGCCCACGAGCTGCACGCACGCGCCGTTCCTCAGATCGACCGCAGGAATCACCCTCATCGCCACGCCTCCGCATATCGCACGAAGTTATCGATCATCTTGAGCCCCGCCGCGCCGGACTTCTCGGGATGGAACTGCGTCCCCCACGCGTTGCGCTTGCGCACGACGGCCGTGAACGTGCTTCCGTAGGTGGTCGTCGCGACCGTCACGGGCTCCTCGGGGGCGGGCGCGAAGGAGTTCACGTAGTACACGTGCGTGCCCTCCGAGAGTCCCGCGAAAAGGTCGTCCTCGCGGAAGGCGAGCACGTTCCATCCGATGTGCGGAAGCTTGTCGTGGGCGAGTCGCTTCACCTTCCCCCGCATGTAGGCGAGGCCCGGGTCGCCGGGACTCTCCTCGCTCGCCTCGAAGAGAAGCTGCATGCCGAGGCAGACCCCGAGGAGCGGCGTCCCCTCCTCGAGCCGGGCCAGGAGCGGTTTCGCGAGCGGCTTGAGGCGCGGGGCGGCCTCTCCGAAGGCGCCGACCCCGGGAAGCACGATGGCCTCGGCCGCGAGGACGTCCTTCGGGTCCTTCGTGACGTGAACCTCCGCCCGCGCGCGCTCGAGCGCCTTGCGCAGGCTGTGGATGTTGCCGACGCCGTAGTCGAGAAGCGTGACCCTCACGCGCCCGCCCCCAGGATCTCGCGGAGGGCGGCGAGGAGGCGCTCGCTCGCGGCCGGCGGCGCGACCGTGACGCGGAGGTAGGCGGCGAGCGGGCCCGCGAAGTCGCGGACGTACACGCCGCGCTCGCGCAGCGCCGCGGCGAGGCCGTGGGCGTCGACAGGCGGCTTCACGAGGACGAAGTTCGCGTCCGACGGGAAGACGTCGAACTTCAGGTCGGCGAGGGCGCGGGAAAGGCGCGCCCGTTCGACGCGGACGCCCTCGACGACGTTCTCGACCCATGCGCGCTCCTCGAGCGCCATCGCGGCGACGAGCTCGCTCGCGGTGTTCAGCTTGAAGGGACCTCGGACCTTCGCGATCTCGCGCGCGACGTCCGGGTGCGCGACCGCGTAGCCGACGCGGAAGCCCGCGAGACCGTACGCCTTGCTGAAGGTGCGGAGCACGACGAGGCGGGGGTTGCGCGCGACCTCGGGCAGGAAGCTCGACGGGCCGAACTCCGCGTAGGCCTCGTCGACGACGACGAGACCGCCCGCGGCAGAGACCACGCGCTCGACCTCGGGGCGCGGGAACGCGTTGCCGGTCGGGTTGTTTGGCCGGCAGACGAACGTGACCTTGGCGCCCTGCGCGGCGCGCGCGAGCGCGGGGGCGTCGAGCGCGAAGCGGGGGCCGAGCGGCACGGCGACGGTCTTCGCGCCGGCGAGCCGCGCGAAGGTCGGGATCATGGAAAAGATCGGCGCGTGGTGCGCGACCGTCTCGCCGTCCTCGACGAATGCGCGCGCGAGGGCGTCGATCATCTCGTTCGACCCGTTGCCGAGCACGATCGAGGCCGGGTCGACCTCGTGGTGGCGCGCGAGGGCGCGCCGGAGCGTTCCCGAGGCGTTGTCGGGATAATCCCAGAACGCGTCGGGGCGCAAGCGCGCGATGGCCTTGGCGATCGCGGGGTTCGCGCCCCAGAGGTTCGCGTTGTTCATGAGGTTGAGGCCGCCCTTCGGCGCCTCCTCCTCGTACGCCTCGGTCGCGCGCACGACGGCGCGCGCGAGGTCCGCGGGTCCCTTCGTCATGGTCGCCTCGCCTCCACGGAAGCCGCGTGGGCGTGTAAGCCTTCCGCGCGGGCAAGCGTCGCGACCGTCGGCGCGAGCGTGCGGAATCCTTCACGGTCGACCTCCTGATGGGTGGGCCGCCGCAGGAAGTCGTCCACCGAAAGCCCTGAAAAGGATCGCGCGAGCCCCGCGGTCGGGAGCACGTGGTTCGGGCCGCTCGCGTAGTCGCCGAACGCGACGGGCGAGTAGGGGCCGAGGAAGGCGCTCCCGTAGGTCCTGAGGCGCGCGAGAACGGCGCGCGGGGCCGCGGTCTGGATCGAGAGGTGCTCGGGCGCGAAGGCCTCGGCGAAGGCGACCGCCTCGTCGAGGTCGCGGGCGAGGAGGAGCGCGCCGCGCGCGGCGAGCGCCTCGCGCGCGATGGCGGCGCGCGGCGTCGTCGCGAGCGCGCGCTCGAGGGCGGTCCGCGCGCGGGCGAGGAGCGGCGCGTCGGTGGCGACGAGCACCGCCGAGGCGGCCGGGTCGTGCTCGGCCTGCGCGAGGAGGTCCCAAGCGACCGCGTCGGCGTCCGCCGTCGCGTCCGCGACGACGAGCACCTCGCTCGGGCCCGCGGGCGCGTCGATCGCGACCTCGCCCGCGACGAGCGCCTTCGCGGCGGCGACGTACGCGTTCCCGGGGCCGACGATCTTGTCGACGCGGGGGACGCTCGCGGTGCCGTAGGCGAGCGCGAAGACGGCCTGCGCGCCGCCGAGGGCGAAGACGCGATCCGCGCCCGCGACCGCGGCGGCGGCGAGCGTCGCGTCGGGGATCGCGCCGTCCGCGCGGGGCGGGGTCGCGAGGACGATCTCGCCGACCCCCGCGACCTTCGCGGGGAGGACGGTCATAAGCACGGTGCTCGGGTACGCGGCGCGCCCGCCGGGGGCGTAGCAGCCCACCTTCGCGAGGGGAACGTAGCGACGGCCCGCGCGCACGCCGGGCGCCACCTCGACCTCGAGGTCGGGACGGCGTTGCGCTTCGTGGAAAACGCGGATGTTGCGCGCGGCCGCTTCGAGCGCGGCGCCGAACGCGGGATCGACGCGCGCGAGCGCGGCCTCGACGTCGGCGCGCGGCACCTCGAAGCGCGCGAGGTCGACGCCGTCGAATCGCTTCGTGATCGCGCGAAGCGCCTCGTCGCCCCGGGCGCGCACGTCGCGCGCGAGAGGCGCGACGGCCTCGAGCGCCTTCGCCACGTCCCCGGCGCTGCGGCGGACGATCGCGAGGCGTACGTCGTCGGGCATCGCGGCGAGCGCGCCCTCGTAGCGGAGGAGGCTCAAGGCACCAGCCTCTCGATCGGGAGGACGAGGATCCCCGTGGCGCCGATCTCCTTGAGATCCCGCACGATGCGGTGGAGCGCGCGCTCGTCCACGACCGCGTGGGCCGCGACCATCTCGTTGTGGTCCATGATGTCCATGATCGTCGGGCCGCTGATGCCGGGAAGGATCCGACGGACGTCGGCGAGCTTGGCGCGGGGCACGTTCGCCATGAGGTACGCCTTGCCGCGGGCGCGCACGACCGCTTCGAGCGCCTCGAGGAATTCGCGGGCCTTCGCGGCCTTCGCGGCGTCGCGGTGGAGGGATCCGTTGCCGACGACGTGCGCCGAGCTGTGGAGGATGACGTCCGTCTCGCGCAGGTGGTTCATCGCGAGCGTGCTCCCGCTCGAGACGAGGTCCACGATCGCGTCCGCGACGCCCATGTGGGGCGTGACCTCCGTCGCGCCGCTCACCTCGACGACGTGCACCTTCGCGCCGCGCGCCGCGAAGAAGCGCCTTGCGAGATTCGGGAAGGAGGTCGCGACACGGGCGTTCTCGGGAAGATCCGCGGCCGTCGCCGCCTTGCTTTCGTTCGGGACGGCGACGACGAGGCGGCAGCGCCCGAAGCCGAGGTCGAGGAGACGCTCGACGCGGCGGCCGGACTCCTCGACGATGTCGAGGCCCGTGATCCCGATGTCCGCGACGCCTTCCTCGACGAACCCCGGGATGTCGCTTGCGCGGACGAAAAGCACGGTAAGACCGTGGTCGGGCGCGCGGGCGAGGAGCCTGCGCTCGGACGTGAGGTCGAGGCGGATGCCGGCGTTGCGGAGAAGATCGAGTGTCTGCTCCGCAAGCCGGCCCTTGTTGGGGACGGCGACGTTGAGGGTCAGCGGAAAATCCTCCTCACGAGGGAATCGGATCGGTCGCCCTCAAAGGGTCCGGGGGCGATGATGGCCCACCCCGGGTCCGTTCGAGCGCGCGCGATCGGGCACGCATCTCCGAGGGCCGCCGCCGCTATTTCAGACTATCGCGTGCGGGAACGCGGCTCAGCCCGGGGGAAGGTTGCGCGCGGCGCGCTCGGTCCCCAGGAGGAACCGGCCGCGCGCGGCCCCGACGAGGTCGCCGTCGTCGACGAGCCGCTCGCCCCTCAGGAAGACGTGCGTCGGGAAGACGCCCTCGCGGCCTTCGTACGGCGTCCATCCGCACTTCGAGTGCAACTCGGAGCCCCGGATCGGACGCGGCTTCGCGAGGTCGACGACGACGAGGTCCGCGTCGAAGCCCGGCTCGAGGCGCCCCTTCGGGAGGCCGAACAGGCGCGCGGGCATCTCGCAGGCGGCGGCGACGACGGCGGCGAGCGGGAGGCGACCGGCCGCGGCCTCGGCGAGGAAGAGCGGGAGGAGCGTCTCGACGCCCGGCACCCCCGAGGGCGCTTCCCAGACGCCCGCGCGCTTCTCGGCGAGCGTGTGCGGCGCGTGGTCGGAGGCGAGGCACACGCGGCCCTGGCCGAGCGCCTCGTAGAGCGCCGCGCGGTCAGCGGGCCATCGCAGGGGCGGGTTCATCTTGTACACGCCGCCCTTCGCGAGGTCGTCGCGGTCGAGGAGCAGGTGATGCGGCGTGACCTCGGCCGTCATGCCCGGCGCGAGGGCGCCGAGGCCCGCTTCGGTGGAAAGGTGCGCGATGTGGACCCGGGCCCCGACGCCGAAGTTCGCGCGCGCGACCCCGAGGATTGCGTCGCGCTCGCATTCGGCGGGCCTGGAATCCTCGTGCGCGAGCCAGTCCGTGCGGCCCCCGACCTCCGCGAGGTGGCGCTCGCGGCACCCCTCGTCCTCGCCGTGCACGACGGCGGGCTTGTCCGCGGCCTTCGCGGCCGCGAGGCCCGCGCGCACGACGGCCTCGTCGCGCACGAGGAGATCGCCCGTCGTCGCGCCGAGGTACATCTTGAGGGCCGTCGCCTTCGGCATCCCGTCGAGGCCGCCCGAGGCGCCGAGGCCGAGAAAGAGCCCGAAGTCGACGTGCGCGCGCGGCCGGACCTTCGCGAGCTTCGCCGCGAGCGTCGCGCCGTCGAGCACGGGCGGCGCGGTGTTCGGCATGTCGAGGACGCACGTGACGCCTCCGAACGCCGCCGCGCGCGTGCCGGAGGCGAAGTCCTCCTTCTCGGGGTGGCCGGGGTCGCGGAAGTGCACGTGCGGATCGGTCGCGCCGGGGAGGATCACGCGCTCGCCGACGTCCACGATGTCGCGGCCCGTGAGATTGCGCGCGACGGCCGAGATCACGCCGTCCTTCACGGCGACGGCGCCGCGCGCGAGCGTGCCGTCGGCCTGGAGGATGCGGCCGCGCAGAACGAGGTCCATGGCGTCACTTCTTGAGGCCGGTCCCGGCGAGCGCGAAATGGGCGAGCAGGGCTTCGATCTGGATGCGCTCGCTTGCGCCTTCGACGAGGCGGAAGTCGGCTTCGCCCGTGCGATCGACGAGCTTCACCTTGACCTCGTCGGGAACCGCGAGGTCGAAGACGCTGCGGTGGATCTGTCGCACGATGTCCTCGCCCGAGAGACCGTAGGTGATGAGGAGCTCATCGAGCTTGTCGCGCGCCTTCATGAAGTTCCCCGTGAGGGCGAGCTCGAGCATCGCCTTCACCTCCTCGGGGCGCGCGGTCGCGGTCGTGAGGTAGACCGATTCCTCGTCGATGGACTTGCCGCCCGCCGAGGCGACCTGGAGCGTGTTGATCGACTTGCGCATGTCGCCGCCCGCGACGTAGAGGAGCGCCTCGAGGCCGTCCTTCGAGATCTCGAGCTTCTCCTGCGCGGCGATCTTGCGCAGGAACTTCGTCATGTCCTCCTTCGCGAGGGGACGGAAGCGGAAGACGGCGCAGCGCGACTGGATGGGATCGATGATCTTTGACGAGTAGTTGCAGGACAGGATGAACCGGCACGTCGCGGCGAAGCGCTCCATCGTGCGGCGCAGGGCGGCCTGCGCGTCGGTCGTGAGCGCGTCGGCCTCGTCGAGGAAGATGATCTTGAAGGCCGCGCCCCCCATGGGCGCGGTGCGGGCGAAGTCCTTGATCTTCGTGCGCACGATGTTGATGCCGCGCTCGTCGGAGGCGTTGAGCTCGAGGAAGTTCTGCCGCCACGCGTCGCCGTAGAGCTCCTTCGCGAGCGCGATCGAGGCCGTCGTCTTGCCCGTGCCGGGCGGGCCCGCGAAGAGGAGGTGCGGGAGGTTCCCGACCTTCGTGTAGGAGGCAAGGCGCTTCGTGATGTCCTCCTGGCCCACGATGTCCGACAGCTTCGCGGGACGGTACTTCTCGACCCAGATCTCCTCCACGGCACCACGTCCTCGCCCCGGCGGCCCCGGGCGACGGGGCACCAACGGAGCGATCGCTCTTAAGGGTGGAGGGTGACCCGGCGGACCCGAGGGGCCGCCCCTATGCTTAAGCGAGCCGCCGCGCATGCCTCGGCGTGCGCACCGCCTTCGTCCTCCTCAAGATCCTCCCTCAGCACGAGACGGAGGTCCTGAAGATCGTGCAGTCGGTCCCCCAGGTGGAGGAGGTGCACGGCATCTTCGGCGAGTACGACCTCCTCGTGAAGGTCGTCGCGCAGGACGACGACGAGCTCGAGGAGATCGTCATCGGGCGCATCCGCGGCCACGTGGGCGTGCGCCACACGGAGACGCTCCTCTCGACGCCCTTCTGAGGCGCCCTCCCCCGGGCGCCGTCCGCATCGTCTCCAAACGCATTTAAACGAGCCGCGGAATCCCACGACCCGGACTGGGGTCGCGCGATGGTGAAGGAAGCCGAACGGGAATTCCGCCCCGTGGAACTCGAAGCCCGCGT
This sequence is a window from Candidatus Thermoplasmatota archaeon. Protein-coding genes within it:
- the hisC gene encoding histidinol-phosphate transaminase, producing MTKGPADLARAVVRATEAYEEEAPKGGLNLMNNANLWGANPAIAKAIARLRPDAFWDYPDNASGTLRRALARHHEVDPASIVLGNGSNEMIDALARAFVEDGETVAHHAPIFSMIPTFARLAGAKTVAVPLGPRFALDAPALARAAQGAKVTFVCRPNNPTGNAFPRPEVERVVSAAGGLVVVDEAYAEFGPSSFLPEVARNPRLVVLRTFSKAYGLAGFRVGYAVAHPDVAREIAKVRGPFKLNTASELVAAMALEERAWVENVVEGVRVERARLSRALADLKFDVFPSDANFVLVKPPVDAHGLAAALRERGVYVRDFAGPLAAYLRVTVAPPAASERLLAALREILGAGA
- a CDS encoding sialidase family protein translates to MQTKPALLALVLLAAGALAGCIQAGNGPLDAASNAPAFDPATAPRLLAHEGVNRTIDPAVLFDPLLAPGANGSALFDVAPSLLHVSVGVPGAEPSIGVTSNGMIFFQGIGGEGPTGMQPATMRSVDGGRTWKNVIQLPATMPISLDPLLWVDPDTDRVFVNHLYVGCSWLSWSDDFGGSWTTNPLACGNTLNDHQKIATGKFKTLPNPGVYKNVVYYGYNQIGGNPATGASRVSASLDGGLTWPINSKAVEHGTCSGGLHGRLRTDSEGNVYLPKRDCGGVVLAVSKDNALTWTQTKLGEDVGSARFRKNPDLAIDRENNLYMVWPGDDNRLYLSVSRDRGATWSNESLLASPPSVTTTTMPAIVAGDAGRIAFAYYGVENGNGKSPECVGDETTWNVYVSWSLDALSENPRFVTTTANDPADPVQVGGISTNSGTPEGGCKYRRNLLDFIDMTMDKEGRVYVATADGCVNCTGQSDSNNRLGMASTQLTGPSLLFGTPAFREGPTGKAAAAPARPGAGPLGLLG
- the hisF gene encoding imidazole glycerol phosphate synthase subunit HisF — encoded protein: MLKKRVVPCLDVKGGRVVKGVKFENLRDAGDPAALAERYEAEGADEIVFLDIAATREARATTLDAVRRTAENLFIPLTVGGGIRTADDVQDALNAGADKVSINSAAIADPSLLSTASERFGAQCIVLAIDAKRVGERWLVHTHGGTRATDVDVIEWASRGAKLGAGEILLTSMDRDGTRDGYDIDLVRGVAEAVRIPVIASGGAGRAEHLAEALASGADAALAASIFHDREVSVAETKRAIHARGVPVRL
- the hisD gene encoding histidinol dehydrogenase encodes the protein MSLLRYEGALAAMPDDVRLAIVRRSAGDVAKALEAVAPLARDVRARGDEALRAITKRFDGVDLARFEVPRADVEAALARVDPAFGAALEAAARNIRVFHEAQRRPDLEVEVAPGVRAGRRYVPLAKVGCYAPGGRAAYPSTVLMTVLPAKVAGVGEIVLATPPRADGAIPDATLAAAAVAGADRVFALGGAQAVFALAYGTASVPRVDKIVGPGNAYVAAAKALVAGEVAIDAPAGPSEVLVVADATADADAVAWDLLAQAEHDPAASAVLVATDAPLLARARTALERALATTPRAAIAREALAARGALLLARDLDEAVAFAEAFAPEHLSIQTAAPRAVLARLRTYGSAFLGPYSPVAFGDYASGPNHVLPTAGLARSFSGLSVDDFLRRPTHQEVDREGFRTLAPTVATLARAEGLHAHAASVEARRP
- the pyrC gene encoding dihydroorotase produces the protein MDLVLRGRILQADGTLARGAVAVKDGVISAVARNLTGRDIVDVGERVILPGATDPHVHFRDPGHPEKEDFASGTRAAAFGGVTCVLDMPNTAPPVLDGATLAAKLAKVRPRAHVDFGLFLGLGASGGLDGMPKATALKMYLGATTGDLLVRDEAVVRAGLAAAKAADKPAVVHGEDEGCRERHLAEVGGRTDWLAHEDSRPAECERDAILGVARANFGVGARVHIAHLSTEAGLGALAPGMTAEVTPHHLLLDRDDLAKGGVYKMNPPLRWPADRAALYEALGQGRVCLASDHAPHTLAEKRAGVWEAPSGVPGVETLLPLFLAEAAAGRLPLAAVVAAACEMPARLFGLPKGRLEPGFDADLVVVDLAKPRPIRGSELHSKCGWTPYEGREGVFPTHVFLRGERLVDDGDLVGAARGRFLLGTERAARNLPPG
- a CDS encoding replication factor C small subunit; protein product: MEEIWVEKYRPAKLSDIVGQEDITKRLASYTKVGNLPHLLFAGPPGTGKTTASIALAKELYGDAWRQNFLELNASDERGINIVRTKIKDFARTAPMGGAAFKIIFLDEADALTTDAQAALRRTMERFAATCRFILSCNYSSKIIDPIQSRCAVFRFRPLAKEDMTKFLRKIAAQEKLEISKDGLEALLYVAGGDMRKSINTLQVASAGGKSIDEESVYLTTATARPEEVKAMLELALTGNFMKARDKLDELLITYGLSGEDIVRQIHRSVFDLAVPDEVKVKLVDRTGEADFRLVEGASERIQIEALLAHFALAGTGLKK
- the hisH gene encoding imidazole glycerol phosphate synthase subunit HisH — its product is MRVTLLDYGVGNIHSLRKALERARAEVHVTKDPKDVLAAEAIVLPGVGAFGEAAPRLKPLAKPLLARLEEGTPLLGVCLGMQLLFEASEESPGDPGLAYMRGKVKRLAHDKLPHIGWNVLAFREDDLFAGLSEGTHVYYVNSFAPAPEEPVTVATTTYGSTFTAVVRKRNAWGTQFHPEKSGAAGLKMIDNFVRYAEAWR
- the hisG gene encoding ATP phosphoribosyltransferase, giving the protein MRFPREEDFPLTLNVAVPNKGRLAEQTLDLLRNAGIRLDLTSERRLLARAPDHGLTVLFVRASDIPGFVEEGVADIGITGLDIVEESGRRVERLLDLGFGRCRLVVAVPNESKAATAADLPENARVATSFPNLARRFFAARGAKVHVVEVSGATEVTPHMGVADAIVDLVSSGSTLAMNHLRETDVILHSSAHVVGNGSLHRDAAKAAKAREFLEALEAVVRARGKAYLMANVPRAKLADVRRILPGISGPTIMDIMDHNEMVAAHAVVDERALHRIVRDLKEIGATGILVLPIERLVP
- the hisA gene encoding 1-(5-phosphoribosyl)-5-[(5-phosphoribosylamino)methylideneamino]imidazole-4-carboxamide isomerase; this translates as MRVIPAVDLRNGACVQLVGGDPREERVNVPDPVAQAQAFRDMGAAWLHVVDLDRAFGTGSNLRVVTRILEALPGMMVQVGGGVRFVEDIDTLLNAGAARVVIGTRAVTDPVFLHEIAKRYGRRVVIALDAKGGHVVAKGWTESTGRDVLEFAREVDGLGVGGILYTDVDREGRMSGANVEGVRRLAAAVSTPVVASGGVRDRADLDALRGTGAWGAVVGMAAYTGAVDMRAALAGEGGKR
- a CDS encoding Lrp/AsnC ligand binding domain-containing protein, which translates into the protein MRTAFVLLKILPQHETEVLKIVQSVPQVEEVHGIFGEYDLLVKVVAQDDDELEEIVIGRIRGHVGVRHTETLLSTPF
- a CDS encoding imidazoleglycerol-phosphate dehydratase; its protein translation is MATLERETKETSIVVTVAFGAGVADVKLEGALAGSEPGRAAGASAAFARHMVETLAKWSGYDVKVHARSKDGLEHHLVEDVAITLGRAFRAAIDPGAIARVGHAYVPMDEALVLAAVDLVERPFYEGDLPDPMMDHFMRSFATEGGMTLHLVVVRGRNPHHVVEAAVKATAVAIREATKPRAERLSTKGAVALRREGA